The following coding sequences lie in one Streptosporangiales bacterium genomic window:
- a CDS encoding enoyl-CoA hydratase, which yields MSNDLVVERSGADKEVATLVLNRPDSRNAIRLGMYEELPGIVAELDTDPTVKVVVVRGAGQKAFASGADISEFEEVRGNKESAKAYNLRVEAAERALEGLRKPTIAMIHGYCVGGGCGLALACDLRFADERARFAITPAKLGLVYSLDSTKRLVDTVGPSRAKWILMSGELLAAQRALQLGLVDELTTPDELEQLTYDFAEIVCSRAQFSVRSAKTIVRRVLRGQTEDDDDTRDIRNSSFDTGDYAEGVRAFLEKRPPHFTWS from the coding sequence TTGTCCAACGACCTCGTGGTCGAGCGCTCAGGCGCCGACAAGGAAGTGGCCACGCTGGTACTCAACCGGCCGGACAGTCGCAACGCGATCCGGCTCGGCATGTACGAAGAGCTCCCCGGGATCGTCGCGGAGCTCGACACCGATCCGACGGTCAAGGTCGTGGTGGTCCGCGGCGCGGGACAGAAGGCCTTCGCGTCGGGCGCCGACATCAGCGAGTTCGAAGAGGTACGCGGCAACAAGGAGAGCGCCAAGGCGTACAACCTCCGCGTCGAAGCGGCCGAACGGGCACTCGAAGGCCTGCGCAAGCCGACCATCGCCATGATCCACGGGTACTGCGTCGGCGGTGGCTGCGGACTCGCGCTCGCCTGTGACCTCCGCTTCGCCGACGAACGTGCCAGGTTCGCCATCACGCCAGCCAAGCTCGGCCTCGTGTACAGCCTGGACTCCACCAAGCGACTCGTCGACACCGTCGGCCCGTCGCGGGCGAAGTGGATCCTGATGTCCGGCGAGCTGCTCGCCGCTCAGCGCGCGCTGCAGCTCGGCCTGGTCGACGAGCTCACCACTCCCGACGAGCTCGAGCAGCTCACCTACGACTTCGCCGAGATCGTCTGCAGCCGCGCCCAGTTCAGTGTCCGCTCGGCGAAGACGATCGTCCGCCGCGTCCTTCGCGGCCAGACCGAGGACGACGACGACACCCGCGACATCCGCAACTCGTCGTTCGACACGGGGGACTACGCGGAAGGTGTTCGCGCCTTCCTGGAGAAGCGCCCACCGCACTTCACCTGGTCATGA